One Micromonospora sp. WMMD812 genomic window carries:
- a CDS encoding N-acetylmuramoyl-L-alanine amidase, whose product MATIPWLVDVLRGAGVQVVVEGDWLNRMRPGSFDPIGVLWHHTASTSSATNPHPALNICINGRSDLPGPLCQALVDYHGVFHVISAGRCNHAGASGGSGPIPAGDGNTLMIGWEIDYNGVNQEMTAAQYNASISATAAVLTRLGRDSSYARGHRETSTTGKIDPSFIDLNVMRADVAAKMAGGTAWSSVVDNTTAGRFTASTSWGVSSYSGQRYGADYRYADPVAASDPAWYKFNVPTAGNYRVDAWWPANSGYNSATPYIVATSTGNRTVYVDQRTTGGQWRTLGTYALPAGDANRVAVSRWSSAAGLVIADAVRLTRV is encoded by the coding sequence ATGGCCACCATTCCCTGGCTCGTGGACGTGCTGCGGGGGGCCGGCGTCCAGGTCGTCGTCGAGGGGGACTGGCTCAACCGGATGCGACCCGGCTCCTTCGACCCGATCGGGGTGCTCTGGCACCACACGGCCTCCACCTCCAGCGCCACCAACCCGCACCCGGCGCTGAACATCTGCATCAACGGCCGGTCCGACCTGCCCGGCCCGCTCTGCCAGGCGCTCGTCGACTACCACGGCGTCTTCCACGTCATCTCCGCCGGCCGGTGCAACCACGCCGGCGCGAGCGGCGGGAGCGGCCCGATCCCGGCCGGCGACGGCAACACCCTCATGATCGGCTGGGAGATCGACTACAACGGGGTCAACCAGGAGATGACCGCGGCGCAGTACAACGCGTCGATCTCCGCGACCGCCGCCGTGCTCACCCGCCTGGGCAGGGACAGCAGCTACGCCCGCGGGCACCGGGAGACCAGCACCACCGGCAAGATCGACCCGTCGTTCATCGACCTCAACGTGATGCGGGCGGACGTGGCCGCCAAGATGGCCGGCGGCACCGCCTGGTCCTCCGTCGTGGACAACACCACCGCCGGCCGGTTCACCGCCAGCACCAGCTGGGGCGTCTCGTCGTACTCGGGGCAGCGCTACGGCGCCGACTACCGCTACGCGGACCCGGTCGCCGCGAGCGACCCGGCCTGGTACAAGTTCAACGTCCCGACGGCCGGCAACTACCGGGTCGACGCCTGGTGGCCGGCGAACTCCGGCTACAACAGCGCCACGCCGTACATCGTCGCCACCAGCACCGGCAACCGGACGGTCTACGTCGACCAGCGGACGACCGGCGGGCAGTGGCGGACGCTCGGCACGTACGCGCTGCCGGCCGGGGACGCGAACCGGGTGGCCGTCAGCCGGTGGAGCTCGGCGGCCGGCCTCGTCATCGCCGACGCCGTCCGGCTCACCCGGGTCTGA
- a CDS encoding response regulator transcription factor: protein MARLLLIEDDLTIRTPLIRALRERGHAVAAASTAMAGLRDALDDRPDLVVLDLGLPDLDGRELLRMLRAVSSVPVIVATARDDETEIVRVLDAGADDYVVKPFTAAQLDARARAVLRRGPSGADAGDPTLVVGALRVDPRSRQVTLDGTPVELTPREFDLLHHLAGRPGQVVTKRELLTEVWQIPYGGADKTVDVHLSWLRRKLGETALDPRYLHTVRGVGVRLEAPGATG, encoded by the coding sequence GTGGCTCGCCTGCTGCTCATCGAGGACGACCTGACGATCCGCACGCCGCTGATCCGGGCGCTGCGCGAGCGCGGGCACGCGGTCGCCGCCGCCTCGACCGCCATGGCCGGGCTGCGCGACGCCCTCGACGACCGGCCCGACCTGGTCGTGCTGGACCTGGGACTGCCCGATCTGGACGGCCGGGAACTGCTGCGGATGCTGCGCGCGGTCAGCTCCGTGCCGGTCATCGTGGCCACCGCCCGCGACGACGAGACCGAGATCGTCCGGGTGCTCGACGCCGGGGCCGACGACTACGTGGTCAAGCCGTTCACCGCCGCGCAGCTCGACGCGCGGGCCCGCGCGGTGCTCCGCCGTGGACCGTCCGGCGCCGACGCCGGCGACCCGACGCTGGTGGTGGGCGCACTACGCGTCGACCCCCGCTCCCGACAGGTGACCCTCGACGGGACGCCGGTCGAGCTGACCCCGCGCGAGTTCGACCTGCTGCACCACCTGGCGGGCCGTCCCGGCCAGGTGGTCACCAAGCGGGAGCTGCTCACCGAGGTCTGGCAGATCCCGTACGGCGGGGCCGACAAGACCGTCGACGTGCACCTGTCCTGGCTGCGCCGCAAGCTGGGCGAGACCGCGCTGGACCCGCGCTACCTGCACACCGTGCGCGGCGTCGGGGTCCGGCTGGAGGCGCCGGGGGCGACCGGGTGA
- a CDS encoding DNA polymerase ligase N-terminal domain-containing protein → MADRLDEYRRRRDAARTPEPVPEKTPRRRRRAADGTARFVIQQHHARSLHWDLRLERDGVLASWAVPRGLPRDPGRNHLAVHTEDHPMQYLDFHGEIPAGEYGGGTMTIHDRGTYRCEKWRDDEVIVVLDGERTSGRYVLFAAGGRDGRDWMVRRTDPPPEGWTSMPELVRPMHPTPAARLPRDQENWGYELRWDGVRAVAYVSGGRLRLFSETDEEITAAYGWLRDLAEALAPTEAVLDGVLVRIDGAGRVRPAPRKSGGRVPAGAQYLLFDLLWLEGVSCVDLPYAQRRELLDGLALTGSHWQTPPWFPGTGAEALRTGREQGLPGVVAKRLDSVYEPGRRGRRWLSIDAS, encoded by the coding sequence GTGGCGGACCGGCTGGACGAGTACCGACGCCGGCGCGACGCGGCCCGGACGCCGGAGCCGGTGCCGGAGAAGACCCCGCGCCGGCGCAGGCGGGCGGCCGACGGCACGGCCCGGTTCGTCATCCAGCAGCACCACGCCCGGAGCCTGCACTGGGACCTGCGGCTGGAGCGCGACGGCGTGCTCGCCTCCTGGGCGGTGCCGCGCGGCCTGCCCCGCGATCCCGGCCGCAACCATCTCGCCGTGCACACCGAGGACCACCCGATGCAGTACCTCGACTTCCACGGCGAGATCCCGGCCGGCGAGTACGGCGGCGGCACGATGACCATCCACGACCGCGGGACGTACCGCTGCGAGAAGTGGCGCGACGACGAGGTCATCGTGGTGCTGGACGGGGAGCGGACCTCCGGGCGGTACGTGCTCTTCGCCGCCGGCGGCCGGGACGGCCGGGACTGGATGGTCCGGCGGACCGACCCGCCGCCCGAGGGCTGGACGAGCATGCCCGAGCTGGTACGCCCGATGCATCCGACCCCGGCCGCCCGGCTTCCCCGCGACCAGGAGAACTGGGGGTACGAGCTGCGCTGGGACGGCGTCCGGGCGGTGGCGTACGTGTCGGGCGGGCGGCTGCGGCTGTTCTCCGAGACCGACGAGGAGATCACCGCGGCGTACGGCTGGCTGCGCGACCTGGCCGAGGCGCTGGCGCCGACCGAGGCGGTGCTGGACGGGGTGCTGGTCCGCATCGACGGCGCCGGCCGGGTGCGCCCGGCCCCGCGGAAGTCCGGCGGCCGGGTCCCCGCCGGCGCCCAGTACCTCCTGTTCGACCTGCTCTGGCTGGAGGGGGTCAGCTGCGTCGACCTGCCGTACGCGCAGCGCCGGGAGCTGCTCGATGGCCTGGCGTTGACCGGCTCGCACTGGCAGACTCCGCCGTGGTTCCCCGGCACCGGCGCCGAGGCGCTGCGCACCGGCCGCGAGCAGGGGCTGCCCGGGGTGGTGGCGAAACGGCTGGACTCGGTCTACGAGCCGGGCCGTCGCGGCCGGCGCTGGTTGAGCATCGACGCGAGCTGA
- a CDS encoding HAMP domain-containing sensor histidine kinase, which translates to MRARLALLVAAVSVLTLLAFLVPLALLVRTAAEDRATVRATADAQSLVPVVGTSDPATIRLTVEQLAADSGRPVSIYLPDGTVLGAPVPRTAAVALAARGQSLTGESAAGREVVIAVQGRPDGTGVIRVEVPRAELTAGVTRAWLVLALLGVLLVLIGLLVADRLARTLVRPIDALSAVSHRLANAELDARVTPSGPAELREVAGALNHLAGRIQVLLVQEREQVADLSHQLRTPLTALRLEAESLRDPQDAARVTAAVDGVERAVTGLIRQARWRSPAAERVAADAAGIVGERVAFWSVLAEDTGRAVTLDLAPGPFPVGVPADELAAAVDALLGNVFAHTPDGTPFTVRLALDDGQVVLTVADQGPGMPADAVRRGASAAGSTGLGLDIARRAAQAAGGRLELHTGSGGGAQVLLRLGPPAA; encoded by the coding sequence GTGAGGGCACGGCTGGCGCTGCTGGTGGCCGCGGTCAGTGTGCTGACCCTGCTCGCGTTCCTGGTGCCGCTGGCGCTGTTGGTGCGCACCGCGGCCGAGGACCGCGCCACCGTCCGGGCCACCGCCGACGCGCAGAGCCTCGTGCCGGTGGTGGGCACCTCCGATCCGGCGACCATCCGGCTCACCGTCGAGCAGCTGGCCGCCGATTCCGGCCGTCCGGTGAGCATCTACCTGCCGGACGGCACGGTGCTCGGCGCGCCGGTGCCGCGTACCGCGGCGGTGGCGCTGGCCGCGCGGGGACAGAGCCTGACCGGAGAGTCGGCGGCCGGCCGGGAGGTGGTCATCGCCGTGCAGGGCCGGCCGGACGGCACCGGCGTGATCCGGGTCGAGGTGCCCCGGGCGGAGCTGACCGCCGGCGTGACCCGCGCCTGGCTGGTGCTGGCCCTGCTGGGAGTGCTGCTGGTCCTCATCGGGCTGCTGGTCGCGGACCGGCTGGCCCGCACCCTGGTCCGGCCGATCGACGCGCTCTCCGCGGTGTCGCACCGGCTCGCCAACGCCGAACTGGACGCCCGGGTCACCCCGTCCGGGCCCGCCGAGCTGCGCGAGGTGGCCGGGGCGCTCAACCACCTGGCCGGCCGGATCCAGGTGCTGCTGGTACAGGAACGCGAGCAGGTCGCCGACCTGTCCCACCAGCTGCGGACCCCGTTGACAGCGCTGCGCCTGGAGGCGGAGTCACTGCGCGACCCCCAGGACGCGGCCCGGGTCACCGCCGCGGTAGACGGGGTGGAACGGGCGGTCACCGGCCTGATCCGGCAGGCCAGGTGGCGATCGCCGGCCGCCGAGCGGGTCGCCGCGGACGCGGCCGGCATCGTCGGCGAGCGGGTTGCGTTCTGGTCGGTGCTCGCCGAGGACACCGGCCGCGCGGTGACGCTCGACCTGGCGCCGGGGCCGTTCCCGGTCGGCGTGCCCGCCGACGAACTGGCGGCCGCGGTGGACGCGCTGCTCGGCAACGTCTTCGCCCACACCCCCGACGGCACGCCGTTCACCGTCCGGCTGGCCCTCGACGACGGTCAGGTCGTGCTGACCGTGGCAGACCAGGGGCCGGGGATGCCCGCCGACGCGGTCCGCCGGGGCGCCAGCGCGGCCGGCTCGACCGGCCTCGGCCTGGACATCGCCCGCCGGGCGGCGCAGGCCGCGGGCGGCCGGCTCGAGCTGCACACCGGCTCCGGCGGCGGGGCCCAGGTGCTGCTGCGACTCGGCCCGCCGGCGGCTTAA
- a CDS encoding aldo/keto reductase: MDHDDQPTALLPGEIRMPLLGFGTWQATGKAAYDAVLAALDAGYRHIDTATMYGNEKEVGQAMQESGLRREDVFLTTKLPPERVGRERETLEASLEALGTDHVDLWLIHWPPSSAADSIPVWRELLAARDENLTRAVGVSNYSTAQIDELIQATEENPAVNQIRWSPFLYDRQRHIEHRDRGIVLEGYSPFKTSDLSDPVLTRVASAHGVSPAQVVLRWHIDHEIVAIPKSVTPDRIRANADVFRFALTAEEMRDIDALGNT; the protein is encoded by the coding sequence ATGGACCACGACGACCAGCCCACCGCACTGCTCCCCGGCGAGATCCGGATGCCCCTGCTCGGGTTCGGCACCTGGCAGGCCACCGGCAAGGCCGCGTACGACGCGGTGCTGGCGGCGCTCGACGCCGGCTACCGGCACATCGACACCGCCACCATGTACGGCAACGAGAAAGAGGTCGGCCAGGCGATGCAGGAGAGCGGCCTGCGCCGGGAGGACGTCTTCCTCACCACCAAGCTGCCGCCGGAGCGGGTGGGCCGGGAGCGCGAGACGCTGGAGGCGAGCCTCGAGGCGCTGGGCACCGACCACGTGGACCTCTGGTTGATCCACTGGCCGCCCTCCTCGGCGGCGGACAGCATCCCCGTCTGGCGGGAGCTCCTGGCGGCGCGGGACGAGAACCTGACCCGGGCGGTCGGGGTCAGCAACTACAGCACCGCCCAGATCGACGAGCTGATCCAGGCCACCGAGGAGAACCCGGCGGTCAACCAGATCCGGTGGAGCCCCTTCCTGTACGACCGGCAGCGGCACATCGAGCACCGGGACCGGGGCATCGTGCTCGAGGGCTACAGCCCGTTCAAGACCAGCGACCTCTCCGACCCGGTGCTGACGCGCGTCGCCTCCGCGCACGGCGTCTCCCCGGCCCAGGTGGTGCTCCGCTGGCACATCGACCACGAGATCGTGGCGATCCCGAAGAGCGTCACGCCGGACCGGATCCGGGCCAACGCGGACGTCTTCCGGTTCGCGCTGACCGCCGAGGAGATGCGCGACATCGACGCCCTCGGCAACACCTGA
- a CDS encoding threonine synthase, with protein MYLTHLECPRCGKERPADRPQNLCDCGSPLLARYDLAAVAREVTPERFPLRPADLWRYRELLPVADPRHVTTLGEGWTPLLRTPDYGAEIGIPDLMVKDEGLTPTGSFKARGAAVGVSRARELGVERIAMPTNGNAGAAWATYAARAGMGATIVMPLDAPTICRRECVAAGADLRLVDGLISDAGRRVAELVAGSGGAIFDAGTLREPYRLEGKKTMGYEIVEQLGWQVPDVIIYPTGGGVGLIGIHKALHELRELGWVEDKLPRLVAVQSTGCAPIVRAFAAGEERAQPWENAQTVAFGITVPAPLGDELILTALRESAGTAVAVTDEEILGDLRDFAAREGLLLCPEGAACLTAARQLRAGGWIRAGERVVVLNTGAGLKYPETVDVSDLPVLPA; from the coding sequence GTGTACCTGACCCACCTCGAGTGCCCCCGCTGCGGCAAGGAGCGTCCGGCCGACCGGCCGCAGAACCTCTGCGACTGCGGCTCGCCCCTGCTCGCGCGGTACGACCTGGCCGCGGTGGCCCGGGAGGTCACCCCGGAACGGTTCCCCCTGCGCCCGGCGGACCTGTGGCGCTACCGGGAGCTGCTGCCGGTCGCCGACCCGCGACACGTCACCACGCTGGGTGAGGGCTGGACGCCGCTGCTGCGCACCCCTGACTACGGCGCGGAGATCGGCATCCCGGACCTCATGGTCAAGGACGAAGGGCTCACGCCCACCGGCTCGTTCAAGGCCCGGGGTGCGGCGGTCGGCGTCAGCCGGGCCCGCGAGCTGGGCGTCGAGCGGATCGCCATGCCGACCAACGGCAACGCCGGGGCGGCCTGGGCGACGTACGCGGCCCGGGCCGGCATGGGCGCCACGATCGTCATGCCGCTGGACGCGCCGACCATCTGCCGGCGCGAGTGCGTGGCCGCGGGCGCCGACCTGCGGCTGGTGGACGGGCTGATCAGTGACGCCGGCCGGCGCGTGGCCGAGTTGGTCGCCGGGTCCGGCGGCGCGATCTTCGACGCGGGCACGCTGCGCGAGCCGTACCGGCTCGAGGGCAAGAAGACCATGGGGTACGAGATCGTCGAGCAGCTCGGCTGGCAGGTGCCCGATGTGATCATCTACCCGACCGGCGGCGGGGTCGGCCTGATCGGCATCCACAAGGCGCTGCACGAGCTGCGTGAGCTGGGCTGGGTCGAGGACAAGCTGCCCCGACTGGTGGCGGTGCAGTCCACGGGCTGCGCGCCGATCGTCCGGGCGTTCGCCGCGGGCGAGGAGCGGGCGCAGCCCTGGGAGAATGCGCAGACCGTCGCGTTCGGCATCACCGTGCCGGCCCCGCTCGGCGACGAACTGATCCTGACCGCGCTGCGCGAGAGCGCCGGCACCGCGGTGGCGGTGACCGACGAGGAGATCCTCGGCGACCTGCGGGACTTCGCCGCCCGGGAGGGGCTGCTGCTCTGCCCGGAGGGAGCGGCCTGCCTGACCGCCGCCCGCCAGCTGCGCGCCGGCGGCTGGATCCGGGCCGGCGAGCGGGTGGTCGTGCTCAACACCGGCGCCGGCCTCAAGTACCCGGAGACGGTGGACGTCAGCGACCTGCCGGTGCTGCCGGCCTGA
- a CDS encoding septum formation initiator: MRRRSLLVAAGWLATAAVATLIGLGAIRLVGESITGTPGGVRSEEEIARALEADPLPSASAPAPTTGGPPATASPSAASPSVTAGARRSFATAGGTAVAECTPAGVRLVSWAPAQGFRVRDVDRGPDDDVEVRFEGAAGKHELQVRCLGGEPVSVEDD; encoded by the coding sequence ATGCGCCGCCGTTCGCTCCTCGTCGCCGCCGGGTGGCTGGCCACCGCCGCCGTCGCCACCCTGATCGGGCTGGGGGCGATCCGGCTGGTCGGGGAGAGCATCACCGGGACGCCGGGCGGGGTGCGCAGCGAGGAGGAGATCGCCCGCGCGCTCGAGGCCGACCCGTTGCCGTCTGCGTCGGCCCCCGCGCCGACGACCGGCGGCCCGCCGGCCACCGCCTCGCCCTCGGCCGCGTCGCCGTCGGTCACCGCGGGGGCGCGGCGGAGCTTCGCGACCGCCGGGGGCACCGCGGTGGCCGAGTGCACCCCCGCGGGCGTACGACTGGTGTCCTGGGCCCCCGCGCAGGGCTTCCGCGTGCGTGACGTCGACCGGGGCCCGGACGACGACGTCGAGGTCCGCTTCGAGGGGGCCGCGGGGAAGCATGAACTGCAGGTGCGCTGCCTCGGTGGCGAGCCGGTCTCCGTCGAGGACGACTGA
- a CDS encoding PepSY domain-containing protein, which produces MRRSAMILASAGGAAVLAVAGVAVGVSAADGDRARGTTLAAATADPTAPGTPDDSATSGTPDDSATGGTPGDSATTGTPSGAPTTGGSSTQPTGPGGDRVDQQQAGEIALARAGGGRIVEIEAEQEHSRPVWSVEVVAGGTEHDIDVDRETGAVLRAEQEDADDDDDDGRHDGRGDDDDDDHGDDD; this is translated from the coding sequence ATGAGACGCAGTGCGATGATCCTGGCGTCGGCGGGCGGCGCCGCCGTGCTGGCGGTGGCCGGGGTGGCGGTCGGCGTCAGCGCCGCCGACGGGGACCGTGCCCGGGGCACCACCCTGGCCGCCGCCACCGCCGACCCGACCGCGCCGGGCACGCCGGACGACAGCGCCACCAGCGGCACACCCGACGACAGCGCCACCGGCGGCACACCCGGCGACAGCGCGACGACCGGCACGCCGAGCGGCGCCCCGACGACCGGCGGCAGCTCGACCCAGCCCACCGGGCCGGGCGGCGACCGCGTCGACCAGCAGCAGGCCGGTGAGATCGCATTGGCGCGGGCCGGTGGCGGCCGGATCGTCGAGATCGAGGCCGAGCAGGAGCACAGCCGTCCGGTGTGGAGCGTGGAAGTCGTGGCCGGCGGCACCGAGCACGACATCGACGTCGACCGGGAGACCGGCGCCGTTCTCCGGGCGGAGCAGGAGGACGCGGACGACGACGATGACGACGGCCGGCACGACGGTCGCGGCGACGACGATGACGACGACCACGGCGACGACGACTGA
- a CDS encoding cupin domain-containing protein, whose protein sequence is MEHFTIATVAEKSPDFRRVLWTGEHTQLVIMTIPPGGEIGEEVHEGIDQILTFVSGTGEARVAGEKREVVQGDLVVVPAGTKHNFVNTGPNPLVLYTVYGPPEHADQAVHRTKQEADAAEAAGEDEPPR, encoded by the coding sequence ATGGAGCATTTCACGATCGCGACCGTCGCCGAGAAGAGCCCCGACTTCCGGCGCGTGCTGTGGACCGGAGAGCACACCCAGTTGGTGATCATGACGATTCCGCCGGGCGGCGAGATCGGCGAGGAGGTGCATGAGGGAATCGACCAGATCCTGACCTTCGTGAGCGGCACCGGCGAGGCCCGCGTGGCGGGGGAGAAGCGGGAGGTCGTCCAGGGCGACCTGGTGGTGGTGCCGGCCGGCACGAAGCACAACTTCGTCAACACCGGCCCCAACCCGCTGGTCCTCTACACCGTGTACGGCCCGCCCGAGCACGCCGACCAGGCGGTGCACCGGACGAAGCAGGAGGCGGACGCCGCGGAGGCCGCCGGCGAGGACGAGCCGCCGCGGTGA
- a CDS encoding glycoside hydrolase family 15 protein yields MEQPAISDYGFLSDCRSGALVGRDGSIDWWCPDRIDSSAVFARLLDPGAGHYRLAPVGVGGPGHRSERAYHPDTLVLRTVHHTPHGSVAVTDALAAEAGARAHDLGMNSPAVLLRVVEGLSGRVRMGLDFRPRPDHGLITPYLHDQPDGTVLARGGAVALSLHADGLSLRAERDRVRQEFEVAAGQVIGFDLAYGRAYGDPPVRLDPTTALADTVRAWEAYRGTHAYAGRYPDLVRHSATVLTGLTYTRSGAVAAALTTSLPEEIGGDRNYDYRYCWLRDFALTIRAFWVAACPHEVSRLFDWVTRSVGRVGEEPVPVLFGLEGERDISEHEAPHLRGYLDSRPVRFGNEAWRQRQLDVPGEVLSAVWRMRHYLGDTFDDELQEMVLGLTEQVADTWHLPDHGAWESRDVERHYLSSKVFCWATMNRAVGLAPRLGDRADPRRWAAIRDEIRATILREGWNERIGAFAGAFGSPELDASALYLPVVQFLPASEPRMRSTIEVIERELSTEDGLVRRWDSDPAGFLPCSFWLVECLAMAGERDRAEALFERVIGHANDVGLLSEQIDLATGAQLGNTPQAISHIGLVSAAWRLTDPPSE; encoded by the coding sequence GTGGAGCAGCCGGCGATCTCCGACTACGGATTCCTCTCCGACTGCCGCTCGGGCGCCCTGGTCGGCCGGGACGGCTCCATCGACTGGTGGTGCCCCGATCGGATCGACAGCTCCGCGGTGTTCGCCCGGCTGCTCGACCCGGGCGCCGGGCACTACCGGCTGGCGCCGGTCGGCGTGGGCGGGCCCGGGCACCGGTCGGAGCGCGCGTACCACCCGGACACCCTGGTGCTGCGCACCGTGCACCACACCCCGCACGGCAGCGTGGCGGTCACCGACGCGCTCGCCGCCGAGGCGGGCGCCCGCGCGCACGACCTCGGCATGAACTCCCCGGCGGTGCTGCTGCGCGTGGTCGAGGGGCTCAGCGGTCGGGTCCGGATGGGGCTCGACTTCCGCCCCCGACCCGACCACGGCCTGATCACCCCGTACCTGCACGACCAGCCGGACGGCACGGTGCTCGCCCGCGGGGGCGCGGTGGCGCTCAGCCTGCACGCCGACGGGCTGTCGTTGCGCGCCGAGCGGGACCGGGTCCGCCAGGAGTTCGAGGTCGCCGCCGGACAGGTGATCGGCTTCGACCTCGCCTACGGCCGGGCGTACGGCGACCCGCCGGTGCGGCTGGACCCGACGACCGCGCTCGCCGACACGGTGCGGGCGTGGGAGGCGTACCGGGGGACCCACGCGTACGCCGGCCGCTACCCGGACCTGGTCCGGCACAGCGCCACCGTGCTCACCGGCCTGACGTACACCCGTAGCGGCGCGGTCGCCGCGGCGCTCACCACGTCGTTGCCGGAAGAGATCGGCGGTGACCGCAACTACGACTACCGCTACTGCTGGCTGCGCGACTTCGCGCTGACCATTCGCGCCTTCTGGGTGGCGGCCTGCCCGCATGAGGTGTCCCGCCTCTTCGACTGGGTGACCCGGTCCGTCGGGCGGGTGGGCGAGGAACCGGTGCCGGTGCTCTTCGGCCTGGAGGGGGAGCGGGACATCTCCGAGCACGAGGCGCCGCACCTGCGCGGCTACCTGGACAGCCGGCCCGTGCGGTTCGGCAACGAAGCCTGGCGGCAGCGGCAGCTCGACGTGCCCGGCGAGGTGCTCTCAGCGGTCTGGCGGATGCGCCACTACCTCGGCGACACCTTCGATGACGAACTGCAGGAGATGGTCCTCGGGCTGACCGAGCAGGTGGCCGACACCTGGCACCTGCCCGACCACGGCGCATGGGAGAGCCGTGACGTCGAGCGGCACTACCTGTCGTCGAAGGTGTTCTGCTGGGCGACGATGAATCGCGCGGTGGGGCTGGCCCCCCGACTGGGCGATCGGGCAGACCCGCGCCGCTGGGCGGCGATCCGCGACGAGATCCGGGCCACCATCCTGCGCGAGGGCTGGAACGAGCGCATCGGCGCATTCGCCGGTGCCTTCGGCTCGCCCGAGCTGGACGCCTCGGCGCTGTACCTGCCGGTGGTGCAGTTCCTACCGGCCAGCGAACCGCGGATGCGCTCCACCATCGAGGTGATCGAGCGTGAGCTGAGCACCGAGGACGGCCTGGTCCGCCGCTGGGACAGCGACCCGGCGGGCTTCCTGCCCTGTTCGTTCTGGCTGGTGGAGTGCCTGGCGATGGCCGGCGAGCGGGATCGTGCCGAGGCGCTCTTCGAGCGGGTGATCGGCCACGCCAACGACGTCGGGCTGCTCAGCGAGCAGATCGACCTGGCCACCGGCGCGCAGCTCGGCAACACCCCGCAGGCGATCTCCCACATCGGCCTGGTCTCCGCCGCCTGGCGGCTCACCGACCCCCCCTCCGAATGA